The Ancylothrix sp. D3o genome window below encodes:
- a CDS encoding DUF4351 domain-containing protein, with amino-acid sequence MAEADISSKRLISLNPDGWAQWVTQRPDIKAGELIDPQFQWVSRESDIIIKATGPEIGEFLILNEIQLRYKTRMPKRMRAYAALAEEKYNLPVYPVLINILPPTPETPIPNRYESNFLGLQATQEYRVINLWEVEAEIAFQPSLKALLPLVPVMKGGNNETTFRQAVQIFQADNQSQDLLSILAIFATFVYTPQFIQQLMNLAMEALQESPLGKTIAQQAEQRGLQQGQVEGKKQEAQRYLLRLLNRRFGAIPAPIQTQIQNLTVEQLEELGEILLTANSLEEFSAAIPSPENP; translated from the coding sequence ATGGCAGAAGCAGATATCAGCAGCAAAAGATTAATCAGCTTAAACCCCGATGGATGGGCACAATGGGTAACACAACGCCCCGACATAAAAGCAGGTGAACTCATCGATCCACAATTTCAATGGGTAAGCAGAGAAAGCGACATTATCATCAAAGCAACCGGCCCCGAAATCGGCGAATTTCTCATTCTCAACGAGATACAATTACGCTATAAAACCCGAATGCCTAAACGAATGAGAGCCTACGCAGCCCTCGCCGAAGAAAAATATAACCTCCCCGTCTATCCCGTCCTCATAAACATCCTGCCCCCAACCCCAGAAACACCAATCCCCAACCGCTACGAATCCAACTTTTTAGGATTACAAGCAACCCAAGAATATCGAGTTATAAACCTGTGGGAAGTAGAAGCAGAAATCGCCTTTCAACCCTCATTAAAAGCCCTACTTCCCTTAGTGCCGGTGATGAAAGGAGGAAACAACGAAACAACATTTCGCCAAGCCGTCCAAATCTTCCAAGCAGACAATCAATCCCAAGACCTGCTATCAATCCTAGCAATATTTGCTACATTTGTCTACACACCCCAATTCATCCAACAACTTATGAACCTAGCAATGGAAGCCTTACAAGAATCCCCCCTCGGTAAAACTATCGCCCAACAAGCAGAACAAAGAGGGCTACAACAAGGACAAGTTGAAGGAAAGAAACAAGAAGCCCAGCGCTATTTACTAAGATTATTAAACCGGCGTTTTGGAGCAATCCCAGCACCCATTCAAACCCAAATTCAAAACCTCACAGTCGAACAACTAGAAGAACTAGGAGAAATTCTTTTAACCGCAAATTCCCTCGAAGAATTTAGCGCCGCCATCCCCTCCCCAGAAAATCCATAA
- a CDS encoding DUF3531 family protein has translation MQITFREFDPFDLWIWVRFTTVPSQQERYYLEEVFNSWFFLGKLGGFNAENIQVQEVGVEISYLEYDQNTAENSMMALMHNMGEFEYEGIWGRCWFDLGTSDAIAIDILINSLQQLSKEYVTIEELIIGGENSDWPVDRNTRESSLAYNN, from the coding sequence ATGCAAATAACATTTCGAGAATTTGATCCCTTTGATCTCTGGATTTGGGTAAGATTTACCACCGTCCCCAGCCAACAAGAAAGATATTATCTGGAAGAAGTTTTTAACTCCTGGTTTTTTCTGGGAAAACTCGGAGGATTTAATGCAGAAAATATCCAAGTTCAAGAAGTCGGTGTGGAAATTAGTTACCTGGAATATGACCAAAACACCGCCGAAAATAGCATGATGGCACTCATGCACAACATGGGAGAATTTGAATATGAGGGAATATGGGGACGTTGCTGGTTTGACTTGGGAACCAGTGACGCTATAGCCATCGATATTTTAATCAATTCTCTGCAACAACTTAGCAAAGAATATGTGACGATTGAAGAATTAATTATTGGTGGCGAAAATTCCGACTGGCCGGTGGATAGAAATACCCGCGAATCTTCTTTAGCCTACAACAATTAA
- a CDS encoding Sll0314/Alr1548 family TPR repeat-containing protein, translated as MQRLVKITAPLAICFNLLATPLLAGDPFRNNNPQPIGDKTEAAFKALFVEGNYKQASDYIDEALSSEPNEPLAYAMKASLAYLLEDWGTLKTYATKTREIGEKLTQSNPLRGNLYTAAGHFLEGGALLTEEGTVKATPQALAKLRQVFQYLDTAEKISPQDPELNLLKGYMDLMLSIYLPFSEPSEAITRLQNYAAPDYLANRGIAVGQRNLKQYQQALQAIDSALKATPNNPEVHYLKGQILFSLKKYPEAKENFQAALAKPDQLPKNLVQQIYFEKCRNLNRIDNKPRNCDALRDKITEAAGIWSPGELPSLD; from the coding sequence ATGCAGAGACTTGTAAAAATTACCGCCCCCCTAGCCATTTGTTTTAACCTATTAGCAACACCCCTACTTGCCGGTGATCCCTTTCGCAACAACAACCCCCAACCCATAGGCGACAAAACCGAAGCCGCCTTTAAAGCCTTATTTGTAGAAGGTAATTATAAACAAGCCTCCGACTACATCGACGAAGCCCTATCAAGCGAACCTAACGAACCCCTAGCCTATGCCATGAAAGCCTCCTTAGCCTATCTTTTAGAAGACTGGGGAACCCTCAAAACCTATGCCACAAAAACACGAGAAATTGGTGAAAAATTAACCCAATCAAACCCCTTACGCGGCAACCTTTATACAGCAGCCGGTCACTTTTTAGAAGGCGGTGCCCTATTAACCGAAGAAGGTACCGTCAAAGCCACACCTCAAGCCTTAGCCAAACTACGCCAAGTCTTTCAATATTTAGACACAGCCGAAAAAATTTCTCCTCAAGATCCCGAACTTAACCTGCTTAAAGGATACATGGATTTAATGTTATCTATTTACCTGCCTTTTTCCGAACCATCAGAAGCCATCACCCGCCTACAAAATTATGCCGCCCCAGACTATTTAGCCAACCGAGGAATAGCCGTAGGACAACGCAACCTTAAACAATATCAACAAGCCCTACAAGCCATCGATAGCGCCCTCAAAGCAACCCCAAATAATCCAGAAGTACATTATCTCAAAGGTCAAATTTTATTTAGCCTCAAAAAATACCCAGAAGCTAAAGAAAACTTCCAAGCAGCCTTAGCCAAACCCGACCAACTCCCCAAAAACCTCGTCCAGCAAATATACTTTGAAAAATGCCGCAATTTAAACCGCATAGACAATAAACCTCGCAACTGTGACGCACTCCGCGATAAAATTACAGAAGCCGCCGGAATTTGGTCACCGGGTGAACTGCCAAGCCTAGACTAA
- a CDS encoding tetratricopeptide repeat protein yields MTESLQQRYENLIDNIVETTLKGQIRSKEQVYQMLVKGIETGTGEIFERALSQRLTTTETQLKTETDELKQAKINRIQRALKTIQSEWERYQKQNQTTNTLNTATGQILNSTETDRLTTLFRILDPNQKQPLTLDQIQQIAKTLHQQITQNPNPTTLEDIQEIITGLTAGIQSWQQLQPDLISWIYENPNKLGFTGPEQNGPWVHWSKKLNSPLPKNLFNTIALNQPIIEFIAKQTDITPAQLIELAIILQCQQRGLVEWFDKLIYDSKTGAKLSISTFLTYAAIWSLLATGFQHSTTLNPRNKDRLINSCFQITLQILRTFSQQPYFPLYGGIFASFSGNYLKNTLDYLSEPLREVSGTQEKARILTLLGYSQRAQGNYKQAISYHEEALEIARQAQDRPCEIANLNHLSRTYVSQKNYAEAINYSQRALILSRQSGDKQGEANALANFGFSEVFQAKQDNQNEPEIYESAINFLQQGIQLAEKLNDRQSLALCYSSLGIANVVLDQPQEALNHLAKGLEAAQFSGDLYLQGLNFTYIGQAYYNLMILQKAITYSCLGMYLLDQIGAGESQQPANLLSTIKRQLSEAFPNVLQQCRPEIIPYIGIDGFDYLPKLLN; encoded by the coding sequence ATGACAGAATCACTACAACAACGATACGAAAACCTCATAGACAACATCGTAGAAACCACCCTCAAAGGACAAATACGCTCAAAAGAACAAGTCTATCAAATGCTTGTCAAAGGCATAGAAACCGGCACCGGCGAAATCTTTGAACGCGCCCTCAGCCAACGCCTCACCACCACAGAAACCCAACTCAAAACCGAAACCGACGAACTCAAACAAGCCAAAATAAACCGCATCCAGCGCGCCCTAAAAACCATCCAAAGCGAATGGGAACGCTACCAAAAACAAAACCAAACAACCAACACCCTCAACACCGCCACCGGCCAAATTCTCAACAGCACAGAAACCGACCGCCTCACAACATTATTTCGCATCCTTGACCCCAACCAAAAACAACCACTTACCCTCGACCAAATCCAACAAATCGCCAAAACACTGCACCAACAAATCACCCAAAACCCGAACCCAACCACCCTAGAAGATATCCAAGAAATAATCACCGGCCTCACCGCAGGAATCCAATCATGGCAACAACTCCAGCCAGACTTAATTAGCTGGATATACGAAAATCCCAACAAACTCGGATTCACCGGCCCCGAACAAAACGGCCCCTGGGTACACTGGTCAAAAAAACTCAATAGCCCCCTACCCAAAAACCTCTTCAATACCATAGCCCTCAACCAACCAATCATCGAATTTATCGCCAAACAAACCGACATTACCCCCGCCCAACTAATCGAACTTGCCATCATCTTACAATGCCAACAACGCGGACTCGTCGAATGGTTTGATAAACTCATTTACGACTCAAAAACCGGCGCCAAACTCTCCATCTCAACCTTCCTCACCTACGCCGCCATCTGGAGTTTACTAGCCACCGGCTTTCAACACTCCACCACCCTCAACCCCCGCAACAAAGACCGGCTCATCAATAGCTGCTTTCAAATCACCCTCCAAATCCTCAGAACCTTCTCTCAACAGCCCTATTTCCCCCTCTACGGCGGCATATTTGCCTCCTTTTCTGGCAATTACCTCAAAAACACCCTCGACTACCTCAGCGAACCCCTACGCGAAGTTTCAGGAACCCAAGAAAAAGCCAGAATTTTAACACTACTAGGCTACTCCCAACGCGCCCAAGGAAACTACAAACAAGCCATTTCCTATCACGAAGAAGCCCTAGAAATTGCCCGCCAAGCCCAAGATCGCCCCTGTGAAATAGCCAACCTAAACCACCTCAGCCGCACCTACGTTTCCCAGAAAAACTATGCAGAAGCCATCAATTATAGTCAACGCGCCTTAATATTATCTCGACAAAGCGGCGACAAACAAGGCGAAGCCAACGCCCTCGCCAACTTTGGCTTTAGTGAAGTATTCCAAGCGAAACAAGACAACCAAAACGAACCGGAAATTTACGAAAGCGCCATCAACTTTTTACAACAAGGAATACAACTAGCCGAAAAATTAAACGACCGGCAAAGTCTAGCCCTATGTTACAGCAGTCTTGGCATTGCTAACGTCGTATTAGACCAACCCCAAGAAGCCCTAAACCATCTTGCAAAAGGCTTAGAAGCCGCCCAATTTTCCGGCGATTTATATCTGCAAGGTTTAAACTTTACCTACATTGGTCAAGCCTATTACAACCTAATGATTTTGCAAAAAGCTATAACCTACAGTTGTTTAGGAATGTATCTTTTAGACCAAATTGGTGCCGGTGAATCTCAACAACCGGCCAATCTTCTCAGCACCATCAAACGACAACTCTCAGAAGCATTTCCCAACGTCTTACAACAATGCCGGCCAGAAATTATCCCCTACATTGGCATCGATGGTTTTGACTATCTCCCGAAACTTTTGAACTAG
- a CDS encoding DUF4351 domain-containing protein: MYTPQFVQQLMNLAMEALQESPLGKTIAQQGREQGQFEGKKQEAQRYLLRLLNRRFGEIPAPIQTQIQNLTVEQLEELGEILLTANSLEEFSAAIPSPENQ; the protein is encoded by the coding sequence GTGTACACACCCCAATTCGTCCAACAACTTATGAACCTAGCAATGGAAGCCTTACAAGAATCTCCCCTCGGTAAAACTATCGCCCAACAAGGACGAGAACAAGGACAATTTGAAGGAAAGAAACAAGAAGCCCAGCGCTATTTACTAAGATTACTAAACCGGCGCTTTGGAGAAATCCCAGCACCCATTCAAACCCAAATTCAAAACCTCACAGTCGAACAACTAGAAGAACTAGGAGAAATTCTTTTAACCGCAAATTCCCTCGAAGAATTCAGCGCCGCCATCCCATCCCCAGAAAACCAATGA
- the smpB gene encoding SsrA-binding protein SmpB: protein MAEKKSEGFKIISDNRQARFLYEILETYEAGIELKGTEVKSIRAGRVNLRDGYGLVRNGEMWLINSHISPYETASEYFNHEATRTRKLLLHKAEIRKLLGKVEQQGLTLVPLKMYFKSGKVKVEIALGKGKKLHDKREDIKRREDKRDIERAMKRY from the coding sequence ATGGCAGAAAAAAAAAGCGAAGGATTTAAAATAATCAGCGACAACCGGCAAGCCAGATTTCTTTATGAAATCCTAGAAACCTACGAAGCCGGCATCGAACTAAAAGGCACAGAAGTTAAATCAATTCGGGCCGGTAGAGTCAACCTCCGCGACGGCTATGGATTAGTTAGAAACGGCGAAATGTGGCTTATTAACTCCCACATTTCCCCCTACGAAACCGCCAGCGAATACTTTAACCACGAAGCCACACGCACCCGAAAACTGCTTTTACACAAAGCAGAAATTCGTAAACTTTTAGGCAAAGTAGAACAGCAGGGACTTACCTTAGTACCCCTAAAAATGTACTTCAAAAGTGGCAAAGTGAAAGTAGAAATTGCCCTGGGCAAAGGTAAGAAACTACACGACAAACGCGAAGACATTAAACGCCGCGAAGACAAACGAGACATAGAACGCGCCATGAAACGCTATTAA
- a CDS encoding tetratricopeptide repeat protein, which translates to MTEIAAIKISPKNRQVLQRLKLVLSLELRRCIGIAVCDDLPVRDKLAAYLQAEFGYPPSIKKAAGLVSLRLNMRHPDPVAQIGHWLGQHPAVKNAGTLPAFQILGIENLMREQPALQWTFLSNLREIERNLPNLEANLLLWVTRPWLRSIQDSAPEFWNWRTAIFEFEGEPKPATTFETPSNTISSATASQKKTAPQVNPTLNKNPVPSLPPAKQKSAVETVINLPTDAEIEEELSSFILDDFTADLEPAKTETSQETEVKQTSEPAIQISATSHPPDFDLKSAFTTLKQQSPEISELVELIVATTTQEIAAGALNHSYSPISTLQEIEQLYQQTPSNNALASAYQILGDNYRFRIERGQISPEYLIIAIRAYEQMLEYLEPHSPQSPDILNDIANLYWMLSRYIANPEQKLPYLDLAIHCYNAALMNIQAAENAQSYALIQNNLGAVYGDIARYRHPAQNLQQSVLSYQEALRYRRPDPENPEATTTKQYAATLNNIGTAYWNLAQHQQPLGNLKQSISAYNEALRYYHPEKQPLDFGMLQNNLGTAYWNLAQYENPQENLPQAIKAYEIALTYRTPENNAAGCAATQNNLATAYWHLASQTKANPKEYSQFLKKSITAYEIALAIAAELTKGNQPTRLTFDIFAAHNNLGLAHYQLATHPQTELQKPQKTQHLETALHHHLQALQGWQNQPDFYKTALNFVIQTIRASYTETGISGQNLALSKLPPNLLPEILPKL; encoded by the coding sequence GTGACAGAAATTGCCGCTATAAAAATTAGCCCAAAAAACCGGCAGGTTTTACAGCGTCTTAAATTGGTGCTGAGTTTGGAGTTGCGCCGCTGTATCGGAATTGCAGTTTGTGATGATTTGCCGGTGCGTGATAAATTAGCGGCTTATTTGCAAGCGGAATTTGGCTATCCGCCATCAATTAAAAAAGCTGCCGGTTTGGTGAGTTTGCGCTTAAATATGCGCCATCCCGATCCTGTGGCCCAGATCGGTCACTGGTTAGGACAACATCCGGCGGTTAAAAATGCAGGAACTTTACCGGCTTTTCAAATTTTAGGCATTGAAAATTTAATGCGAGAACAGCCGGCATTACAATGGACTTTTTTAAGTAATTTACGCGAAATTGAACGCAATTTACCTAACTTAGAAGCAAACTTGTTATTGTGGGTAACAAGACCTTGGTTACGTTCAATTCAAGATTCTGCCCCCGAATTTTGGAACTGGCGGACGGCTATTTTTGAATTTGAAGGAGAACCGAAACCCGCCACAACTTTTGAAACCCCCTCAAATACCATATCTTCCGCTACAGCTTCCCAGAAAAAAACAGCGCCACAAGTTAACCCTACCCTCAATAAAAATCCTGTTCCATCGCTTCCGCCGGCCAAACAAAAAAGCGCCGTAGAGACAGTTATAAATCTCCCAACCGATGCCGAAATAGAAGAAGAATTATCTTCTTTTATTTTGGATGATTTTACCGCTGATTTAGAACCGGCCAAAACTGAAACCAGCCAAGAAACCGAAGTTAAACAAACTTCCGAACCCGCAATACAAATATCTGCAACATCTCACCCACCTGATTTTGACCTAAAGAGTGCTTTTACAACTTTAAAACAACAATCACCCGAAATTTCTGAACTCGTCGAGCTAATCGTCGCCACCACCACCCAAGAAATCGCAGCCGGTGCCCTCAATCATAGTTATTCTCCCATTTCAACCCTGCAAGAAATTGAGCAACTTTATCAGCAAACCCCCTCAAATAATGCCCTAGCCAGCGCCTATCAAATTTTGGGAGATAACTATCGTTTCCGTATTGAACGCGGCCAAATATCCCCAGAATACTTAATTATAGCCATTCGAGCTTATGAACAAATGCTCGAATATTTAGAACCGCACTCCCCCCAATCCCCAGATATTTTAAATGACATTGCCAACCTTTACTGGATGCTATCAAGATACATTGCCAACCCCGAACAAAAACTCCCCTACTTAGACCTAGCAATTCATTGCTATAACGCCGCTTTAATGAACATCCAAGCTGCCGAAAATGCCCAATCCTATGCCTTAATTCAAAATAACTTAGGAGCAGTTTATGGAGATATAGCCCGTTACCGGCACCCCGCCCAAAACTTACAACAATCCGTTTTATCTTATCAAGAAGCCCTGAGATATCGCCGGCCCGATCCAGAAAACCCAGAAGCCACAACAACAAAACAATATGCAGCCACCTTAAACAACATAGGAACAGCCTATTGGAACCTAGCCCAACATCAACAACCCCTAGGAAACTTAAAACAATCAATATCAGCTTATAACGAAGCCCTCCGCTACTATCACCCCGAAAAACAACCCCTAGATTTTGGGATGTTGCAAAACAATTTAGGAACAGCCTATTGGAACCTAGCCCAATACGAAAACCCCCAAGAAAACCTACCCCAAGCTATCAAAGCCTACGAAATAGCCCTAACTTATCGCACCCCAGAAAATAACGCAGCCGGATGCGCCGCCACCCAAAATAATTTAGCAACCGCCTACTGGCATTTAGCAAGCCAAACCAAAGCCAACCCAAAAGAATATTCTCAATTCTTAAAAAAATCCATCACCGCTTACGAAATTGCCCTAGCCATAGCCGCAGAATTAACCAAAGGAAACCAACCCACCCGCCTAACCTTTGACATTTTTGCAGCCCATAATAACCTAGGACTAGCCCACTATCAACTCGCCACCCACCCCCAAACAGAACTACAAAAACCCCAAAAAACCCAACACCTAGAAACCGCCCTCCACCATCACCTGCAAGCCCTCCAAGGCTGGCAAAATCAACCCGACTTTTATAAAACAGCCCTTAATTTTGTCATCCAAACCATCCGCGCATCCTACACAGAAACCGGCATTTCGGGACAAAACCTAGCCCTTTCAAAACTCCCCCCCAACCTATTACCAGAAATCCTGCCAAAACTTTAA
- a CDS encoding NUDIX hydrolase has translation MHKPGEIRVLALGVIQDGNRIFLSQGYDPVKQETFYRAMGGGVEFGETSYEALKREFQEEIQAELTNIRYLGCLESLFTFNGKPGHEIIQLYACDFADSKFYQQEKITFAEKDREKTALWVDLERCKSGELRVVPEVFFEYLNTQV, from the coding sequence ATGCACAAACCTGGAGAAATTCGAGTCCTTGCTTTGGGAGTCATTCAAGATGGCAACCGCATCTTTTTATCCCAAGGATATGACCCCGTTAAACAAGAAACTTTTTATCGCGCAATGGGTGGCGGAGTCGAATTTGGCGAAACCAGCTATGAAGCCCTCAAACGCGAATTTCAAGAAGAAATACAGGCCGAATTAACAAATATTCGATATCTGGGTTGTTTAGAAAGCTTGTTTACTTTTAACGGCAAACCTGGACACGAGATTATTCAACTCTATGCCTGTGATTTTGCCGACTCAAAGTTTTATCAACAGGAGAAAATTACTTTTGCTGAAAAAGACCGCGAAAAAACAGCCCTTTGGGTTGATCTTGAACGCTGCAAATCAGGAGAATTACGAGTTGTTCCCGAAGTCTTTTTTGAGTATTTAAACACGCAGGTTTAA